One Ahaetulla prasina isolate Xishuangbanna chromosome 1, ASM2864084v1, whole genome shotgun sequence DNA window includes the following coding sequences:
- the LOC131187809 gene encoding neurexin-3-like, translating to MDFSLHSASFALKVTLLLGSFLSLCLGLEFMGLPNQWARYLRWDASTRSDLSFQLKTNISAGLLLYFDDGGVCDFLCLSLMDGRIQLRFSVDCAEATIVTEKQVNDSNLHFLMVSRNHLRTVMVLDGEAKPGEVRPQRQYMNIVSDLFLGGVPSDIRPAALTLESVLGEPPFKGFIMDLKYGNSEPQLLGHQGVRLDMEGLCTENPCENGGTCFLLDGEPQCDCSATGYVGKLCSEGKVKSFRSLIQF from the exons ATGGACTTTTCACTCCACTCTGCCTCTTTCGCCTTGAAGGTGACCTTATTGTTGGGATCCTTTCTCAGCCTCTGTCTTGGCCTTGAGTTTATGGGCCTTCCAAATCAGTGGGCTCGTTACCTCCGCTGGGATGCAAGCACAAGAAGTGACCTAAGCTTCCAACTGAAGACAAACATCTCAGCTGGGCTCCTTCTCTACTTTGATGATGGTGGTGTCTGCGACTTTCTCTGTTTATCCCTGATGGATGGACGCATTCAGCTGCGATTCAGTGTAGACTGTGCTGAGGCTACAATTGTTACAGAAAAGCAGGTCAATGACAGCAATTTACATTTTTTGATGGTTAGTCGCAACCATCTCCGGACAGTTATGGTTCTTGATGGTGAAGCCAAACCTGGTGAGGTACGTCCACAACGTCAGTATATGAATATTGTTAGTGACCTCTTTTTGGGAGGTGTCCCATCAGATATTCGTCCTGCAGCCTTAACCCTTGAGAGTGTCCTGGGTGAGCCACCATTTAAAGGATTTATCATGGACCTGAAATACGGCAATTCAGAACCTCAGCTTCTGGGACACCAAGGAGTCCGCCTGGACATGGAAGGGTTGTGTACAGAGAATCCTTGTGAAAATGGTGGAACTTGCTTTCTTCTGGATGGTGAACCACAGTGTGATTGCTCAGCCACTGGATACGTTGGGAAACTCTGTTCTGAAG GGAAAGTTAAGTCCTTCAGAAGTCTAATCCAGTTCTGA